One window from the genome of Eucalyptus grandis isolate ANBG69807.140 chromosome 7, ASM1654582v1, whole genome shotgun sequence encodes:
- the LOC104453941 gene encoding cyclic dof factor 1: protein MLEMKDAAIKLFGQTIGLREKRGVLDEPSWGGGKEFASEAGGPGSWDRGGSVSADAAWQEHRGGREAGETRGDKALSEREPMNDKYEEGISCWAVDNPKDSAESTIINQKDETGRETSPPSAQNKEESETSISRETTLKKPEKILPCPRCNSMDTKFCYYNNYNLNQPRHLCRKCQRYWTAGGTMRNIPVGAGRRKSKNSYAATVALFHNTGVPESLRADCAGDLKTAGTTILRFGSDSPNWGQSAAPVPSTINGFLDPGRAIPCSGRGLDNFSDERSCGSSLTASNSTEKASNCSAPEPAAHNYRGFPLDSVQWNSPTAVSTPGFPVSFYQAPQCYWAYALPGSLPSSLSHSNASTSPPSLMILGKHSRDGNVYDCRATTKQSIIGAREALDGVSDSGESDGFFSQAFQSIAKGKSFNDRRTLLLQANPAALCRSMNFQEST from the exons ATGTTGGAGATGAAAGATGCCGCGATAAAGCTGTTTGGGCAGACGATTGGTCTCCGGGAGAAGCGGGGCGTTCTTGATGAGCCGTCCTGGGGAGGTGGGAAAGAGTTTGCTTCGGAAGCTGGAGGTCCAGGCTCCTGGGATCGCGGTGGCTCTGTCTCTGCTGATGCTGCGTGGCAGGAACACAGAGGTGGAAGAGAAGCAGGGGAGACTCGCGGAGACAAG GCATTATCAGAAAGAGAACCGATGAATGACAAATATGAAGAAGGCATATCATGTTGGGCGGTGGACAACCCAAAAGACTCTGCTGAATCAACGATCATTAACCAGAAAGATGAAACGGGCAGAGAAACTTCTCCCCCTTCTGCGCAGAACAAAGAAGAGAGCGAAACGAGTATCTCACGAGAAACGACTTTAAAGAAGCCTGAAAAGATACTACCGTGCCCGCGATGCAACAGCATGGATACCAAGTTCTGTTACTACAACAACTACAACCTGAATCAGCCCAGGCACCTCTGCAGAAAGTGCCAACGGTACTGGACTGCCGGAGGAACGATGAGGAACATCCCTGTTGGCGCTGGCCGTCGTAAGAGCAAGAATTCTTATGCAGCCACGGTGGCACTGTTTCACAACACGGGAGTACCTGAATCTCTTCGAGCTGATTGTGCTGGTGATTTGAAAACCGCCGGAACCACCATCCTGAGGTTCGGTTCAGATTCTCCTAATTGGGGTCAATCTGCAGCTCCAGTGCCAAGTACTATAAACGGATTTCTTGATCCTGGACGAGCAATTCCATGTTCTGGTAGGGGGTTAGATAACTTCAGCGACGAACGTTCGTGTGGATCTTCTTTGACAGCTTCAAATTCAACGGAGAAGGCAAGCAACTGTAGCGCACCAGAACCGGCAGCCCACAATTACCGAGGCTTTCCATTGGATTCTGTTCAATGGAACTCCCCAACTGCTGTATCTACTCCAGGCTTCCCTGTTTCATTTTACCAAGCGCCACAATGTTATTGGGCTTATGCACTGCCTGGTTCCTTGCCCTCCTCACTTAGCCACAGCAACGCGAGCACTAGTCCTCCAAGTTTGATGATACTAGGGAAGCATTCGCGAGATGGGAATGTCTATGATTGCAGAGCAACTACCAAGCAATCGATTATCGGGGCAAGGGAAGCACTGGACGGAGTTTCTGATTCAGGGGAGTCGGACGGTTTTTTCTCCCAGGCTTTTCAGTCCATTGCGAAAGGCAAGAGCTTCAATGACAGGAGGACTCTGTTGCTGCAAGCGAATCCCGCAGCGCTGTGCCGGTCAATGAACTTCCAGGAGAGCACGTGA